A segment of the Thermodesulfobacteriota bacterium genome:
GAGCCCGAACGCCCGCCGCGCCCACAGGGCGGCCAGCAACCCGCCTGCGACTCCCACCGCCGCCCCCAGCACGCCGTAGGGGGGCGCCCGGAGCATCGCGCGCTCGACGAGGGCGGCGGCTGCAAACAGGGCCACCCCGCCAGCGGCTCCGAGCAGCGGCGCCTGCTCCCAGGACGTGAAACCGGGGCCCGCGAGGGCCCCGGACACGAGACAAGCGAAAAACAGCGTGGTACGAAAGGCGCCCCTGCCCAAGGCTCAACCCTCCAGGTGAGAGACGTCCCCAAAGGCCAGGAGGATCTGCTCCTCCGCCTGGCTCGCCTTCTGGCCGTTGGCCACCGCGATCTCCTGGGAGAGAAGCTCCATGGCCGTGTTGAGCATCCGCTTCTCGCCGTAGGACAGGTTCTTCCCGGCCCGCAGGAGGTAGAGGTCGCGCAGCACCTTGGCGATCTCCACCGCCGACCCGGTTCGGATCTTGTCGCTGTACTCCCGAAAACGGCGGTTCCAGGTCTGGTTGTCACTGACGCGGCGCCGCTGCCGCAGGACCTGGAAGACCCGATCCACCTCGTCCTGCCCCATGACCTGCCGCAGCCCCACGTCGCCGCACTTGCACACCGGGATGATGATCGTCATCTCCCGATCCAGGATCCGCATGACGTAGACCTCTAGAGGTCTGCCCATGATGTCGCGGGTCTCGATGGCGGTGATCTCCCCTACCCCGTGGGCCGGGTAGACGGCCTTGTCCCCAACGCAGAACATGCACCTTCCTCCTTTTCGGCGATCCCGGCCGGTCTCCGGACAAACGAAAAAAGAAGGACCGGATGTTTTGTCTTCCCCCGCCCTGTGCTAGATTCCGCCCCGTTCCACGAAACCCACCCCCCGGAGGAGGCACCCCCCATGAATTCTTCCGACGTCTTCTACTCCGACCTGCGCACGACGCCGCGCCGCAATCTCCTCGACAAGGTGGAGACGCTCCTCGAAGGGGCCGGCGTGTCCCGCCGCGTTCAGCGGGGCGACTTGGTGGCGGTCAAGCTCCACTTCGGCGAGAAGGGGAACACCTCGTTCATCCGCCCGGTCTTCGTGCGACGGGTCATCGACGTGCTCAAGGCCCTGGGCGCAAAACCCTTCCTCACCGATGCCAACACCCTATACGTGGGCAGCCGGGGTGAGGCGGTGAGCCACCTGGAGACCGCCCTCCAGAACGGCTTCGACTACACCGCCACCGGTGCCCCCCTCATCATCGCCGACGGCCTTCGGGGCAGCACCTCGGTGCGCGTCCCGGTGGCCGGAAAGCACATCACCCAGGCCGTGGTGGCCGCAGAGATTGCCCACGCGGATGTTCTGGTAGGACTCGCCCACTTCAAGGGCCATGAACTCTCCGGCTTCGGAGGGGCCCTCAAGAATCTCGGCATGGGGTGTGCGGCCCGCGAGGGAAAGCTGGCACAGCACTCCACCGTCGCGCCCAAGGTCAAGAAGAAGCTCTGCGTCGTCTGCGGAGAGTGCGTGCAGTGGTGCGCCCAAGGAGCGATCTCCGTGGGAGAAGCGGCCTTCATCGACAGCGAGCGGTGCGTCGGGTGCGGCGAGTGCATCCTCACGTGTCCCCAGGGGGCCATCCAGGTGCAGTGGAACGAAGGGCCCGAGACCATGCAGGAGAAGATGGCCGAGTACGCCCTCGGAGTCCTCCAGGGCAAGCGGGACAAGAGCCTCTTCGTGAACTTCGTGACCCAGGTGAGCCCGGCTTGCGACTGTTACGGCCACAACGATGCGCCCATCGTAGGCGACGTGGGGATCTTCTCCTCGGCCGACCCAGTTGCACTGGACCAGGCCTGCGTGGATCGGGTCAACGCCCGACCGGGCAACGAAGGCACCGCCCTCACGGCCAACTGGGCCCCCGGGGAAGACAAGTTTCGGGGCGTCTACACCAAGATCGACTGGTCTGCCCAGCTTCGCCACGCCGAGGAACTGGGCCTGGGCACCCGAACCTACCGGATCGAGGACATCGGCGCCGCAGCCCGCTAGCTGCCCTGCCTCGCCCGCGGTGCCGGGAGCACGGCTCTCGGCGCCGTGGCGCGAGCGAATGCGCCCCGTGGCGCCGGCCCATATGGTGAGGAGCATCCCCACGACGAGGGCGGCCACGAGCACCGCGAGAAGCCAATCGGAGAAAGACCGGGGACCCACTGCCTCCCTCCCCTGTCTCGTCCCGACGGGGCCCGCCCTGGCTCACCCGTGCGGCACGTCCCCCTCCTCGATCGCATAAGCTGCTTGTATACCACACTTCCGCCTTCGCTGGAAACCGGAGGTTCGCCACCGGAGGTTCGCCGCCCCCCGATCCTTTCCGGGCCCGCAGGCGCCAGATCGACCACCTCAGTTTCAGGGCGGGTTCGGGGAGCCCCGTAGCGGAGCCGTGCGCCGCATCGACCGAAGCGGGCAATGCTCCTGAAACGGATGATGCTCGGAGCACCTAGTCCGCTGGGCCTGCGCCTTCGAAGCGTCGCGAATTGCACGGCGGAGCGTAGGGGTTCCCCGAACCCGCTCCCCGCCCAGCCTGTGGATCCCGGAGACGCCCCGCCTTACCCCGACGTCGGGGGGGCATGCCTTTGGTCAGGGGGCACCGGCGTCTCGGGCGACCTGGGCGACGAGGTCGTCCCACTCCCGGGCCCGCTTCCCCCAGTCGTGGTCCCCCAGGAGAGCCCGAAGCGCGGCGGGCGCCACGGGCGCCGTCCGGCCGGTGACGAGCGCCTCCAGGCGGGCCTCCAGGTCCGCCTCCCCCTCGTAGAGGCACCTTGCGTGGAGCTCCGGCGGGAGGATCTCCGGGTAGCTCAAGGCCCGGGGCGCCAGGGGATGGGCCCCGGCAAAGGCGGCCTCCACCAGGCTGATGCCGAAGGTCTCGTGCCGGGCTGTGCTCACCGCCACGTCCCCTCGGCTGAGCAGGCGCAGATAGGCGCCCCGGTCCGAGACGTTTCCCCAGTGGACGACGCGCTCCCCCAGCGTGGCGCGGGCCTGCTGGAAGACCGGCGGGGCACGGCGGTACCCCTCTCCCGCCACCGCCACCCGAAACGGGACGCCCCGGCCCGACAGGCGCCCCAGCACCCGGAAGAACGTGTCCGGGTCCTTGTCCCACTCCCAGCGGTGATTCCACACCACCAGGGGCGGCGCCCCCCCTCGAGCCGGCACCGGGGGGAAGTCGTCGAGGCGAATCCCGAGCGGCAGCACCAGGGACTTGGACCGCACCTCGTCGAGCGCCCACAGGGGCCGGGCATCGGGCATGCGGCGGACGAGGCCCCCCATCTCCCGGAAGAAGCCGTCGCGCTGGGAGCCCGAGTTGAAGGCCACCCGATCGGCGGCCAGGGCGCTGGCGAGGTCGGTGAACGCATACCCCAGGTCCCGCTCCGGGACCTCCCGGTCCAGGGGGGGAGGATAGGAGGCCTGGTTCTCGTGGAAGTAGAGGACCGCCGCCATCCGGCGGGGAAGGAGCGCCCTCAGGTGGGCGAGGTCCACCATGTTGGTGGCAAAGACAAGGTCCGGCGGCGGCAGCCCGGCCTCCTCCCGGCTCCGCAGCTGCCGAGCGAACGCAAAGGCGGCCCCCCGCATGCGCCATTTCCAGAACCGCGCGGGCAGGTGGAGCAGGCAGACCTGGTGGCGGCTACGGGCCGCCCACCCCTCCGCCGCCGCCCGGTGGCTTCCTCCCCAAAACCCCTCCACGAAAGCGACGCGCAGCGTGCTCCCCCTGCTCCCGGCCCTGGCCCCCGTCACGGTTCCTCCCTTTCGCCGCCCATCGCCTCCCCGCCGGTCCTCTCCAACCCGCAAACCCCAACGGACCACCCATAAATTGCCAAAACACAGTTTCTTTCCCCTTGACACCCCGCCGCGGGCCATCTAGGCTCGGGTCATCGAATGAATATTCATTCAGAGGCGCCCATGACCCTGCCCCAGATGATACGCGACCGCCACGACCGCTGGAAGCAACGCCCCTGCATGCGGGTGAAGCAGGGGGGTACCTACCGCGACGTCCCCTGGGCCGAGTTCTACGGGTATGTCACGCGGGTGGCCCGGGGTCTGGCAGCCCGGGGGCTGCGGGTGGGCGACCGGGTCGCACTCCTCAGCCACACCCGGTACGAATGGGCCGTGGCCGACACCGGCATCCTCACGGCCGGCGCCCTCACGGTGCCCCTCTACCCTACCCTTACCCCACGGGAGATCCGGGAGCTCCTGGAGCGCAGCGGCGCCACGGTTGTCTTTGCGTCGGACGCGGAGCAGGCGGCGAAGGTTCTACCCCTCCTGGGCCGGGTGCCGGGGTTCGAGCTCGTGGTGGCCATGGAGTCCGAAGCCCTGGAGGGGGTCGACGACCCCCGGGCGGTCACCCTGGCTGCCCTGGCCGCCGAGGGCGAGCAGCGCGATCCCGAAGTGCTTGCCGAGCGTGTGGCCGCCGCGCAACCCGACGATGTCGCCACCATCCTCTTCACGTCCGGCACCACGGGCGAGCCCAAGGGGGTTCCCCTCACCCACCGCAACATCCTCTCCAACGTGGAGGCGAGCCTGGAGGAGTTTGACCTCGGCCCCGGGGACGTGTGCCTGGCCCATCTTCCCTTGGCCCACATCCTGGAGCGCATGGGGGGGTACTACCTGATGCTGTACTGCGGCACCGTGATCGCCTATGCCGAGAGCCTCAACACCGTGGCCCAGAACCTCGGGGAGGTGGGGCCGACCGTGGCGGTGAGCGTGCCGCGGATCTTCGAGAAGGTCTACGCGGGCATCCAGGCGAAGGCCGCAGACGCCCCGGCGCCGGTCAAAGCCCTCACCTTCTGGGCGCTGGGCGTAGCGAGAAAGGTCGGAGAGCTCCAGGCCGCGCGTCAGCAACTTCCCCTGGGGCTCAAGGTCCAGTACGCACTGGCGGACCGCCTGGTCTACGCCAAGATCCGCCAGAAGGTGGGGGGACGGCTGCGCTTCTTCATCTCGGGGGGAGCCCCCCTGTCTCCCGAGCTCGGAAAGTTCTTCAACGCCATCGGCGTGCGGATCTTCGAGGGATACGGCCTCACCGAGACCTCGCCGGTGATTGCCGTCAACACCCCCACCCGCAACAAGGTGGGCACCGTGGGCCCCCCCCTCTCCAACCTCCAGGTACGCATCGCCCACGACGGAGAGATCCTGGTGAAGGGGCCCAGCGTCTTCT
Coding sequences within it:
- a CDS encoding CarD family transcriptional regulator, which codes for MFCVGDKAVYPAHGVGEITAIETRDIMGRPLEVYVMRILDREMTIIIPVCKCGDVGLRQVMGQDEVDRVFQVLRQRRRVSDNQTWNRRFREYSDKIRTGSAVEIAKVLRDLYLLRAGKNLSYGEKRMLNTAMELLSQEIAVANGQKASQAEEQILLAFGDVSHLEG
- a CDS encoding DUF3524 domain-containing protein, whose protein sequence is MTGARAGSRGSTLRVAFVEGFWGGSHRAAAEGWAARSRHQVCLLHLPARFWKWRMRGAAFAFARQLRSREEAGLPPPDLVFATNMVDLAHLRALLPRRMAAVLYFHENQASYPPPLDREVPERDLGYAFTDLASALAADRVAFNSGSQRDGFFREMGGLVRRMPDARPLWALDEVRSKSLVLPLGIRLDDFPPVPARGGAPPLVVWNHRWEWDKDPDTFFRVLGRLSGRGVPFRVAVAGEGYRRAPPVFQQARATLGERVVHWGNVSDRGAYLRLLSRGDVAVSTARHETFGISLVEAAFAGAHPLAPRALSYPEILPPELHARCLYEGEADLEARLEALVTGRTAPVAPAALRALLGDHDWGKRAREWDDLVAQVARDAGAP
- a CDS encoding DUF362 domain-containing protein; translation: MNSSDVFYSDLRTTPRRNLLDKVETLLEGAGVSRRVQRGDLVAVKLHFGEKGNTSFIRPVFVRRVIDVLKALGAKPFLTDANTLYVGSRGEAVSHLETALQNGFDYTATGAPLIIADGLRGSTSVRVPVAGKHITQAVVAAEIAHADVLVGLAHFKGHELSGFGGALKNLGMGCAAREGKLAQHSTVAPKVKKKLCVVCGECVQWCAQGAISVGEAAFIDSERCVGCGECILTCPQGAIQVQWNEGPETMQEKMAEYALGVLQGKRDKSLFVNFVTQVSPACDCYGHNDAPIVGDVGIFSSADPVALDQACVDRVNARPGNEGTALTANWAPGEDKFRGVYTKIDWSAQLRHAEELGLGTRTYRIEDIGAAAR
- a CDS encoding long-chain fatty acid--CoA ligase, whose product is MTLPQMIRDRHDRWKQRPCMRVKQGGTYRDVPWAEFYGYVTRVARGLAARGLRVGDRVALLSHTRYEWAVADTGILTAGALTVPLYPTLTPREIRELLERSGATVVFASDAEQAAKVLPLLGRVPGFELVVAMESEALEGVDDPRAVTLAALAAEGEQRDPEVLAERVAAAQPDDVATILFTSGTTGEPKGVPLTHRNILSNVEASLEEFDLGPGDVCLAHLPLAHILERMGGYYLMLYCGTVIAYAESLNTVAQNLGEVGPTVAVSVPRIFEKVYAGIQAKAADAPAPVKALTFWALGVARKVGELQAARQQLPLGLKVQYALADRLVYAKIRQKVGGRLRFFISGGAPLSPELGKFFNAIGVRIFEGYGLTETSPVIAVNTPTRNKVGTVGPPLSNLQVRIAHDGEILVKGPSVFSGYYGSEQATREVFTDDGFFLTGDIGEFDADGFLKITDRKKDLIVTAGGKNVAPQKVENVLKLSKYIADAMLYGDRKNFVSALIVPDPDWLKRYAQLKNLPDKPVEELVQDPHILDYYARLIEQLQRKAELASYESVKKFVLLPHEFSMGEGEVTPTMKVRRKQVTEHYKDRLEALYREAR